The Streptomyces achromogenes genome window below encodes:
- a CDS encoding Rossmann-like and DUF2520 domain-containing protein: MSTAQQPDPRDRPARLAVGVVGAGRVGPALAASLQLAGHRPVAVSGVSDASRRRAGLLLPDVPLVPPAEVLRRADLVLLTVPDDALPGLVEGLAETGAVRPGQLLVHTSGRYGAKVLDPALRAGALPLALHPAMTFTGTPVDVQRLAGCSFGVTAPDGLRMAAEALVIEMGGEPEWIAEESRPLYHAALALGANHLVTLVAQSMELLRAAGVEAPDRMLGPLLGAALDNALRSGDAALTGPVARGDAGTVAAHVAQLREHAPQTVAGYLAMARATADRALAHGLLKPELAEDLLGVLAGNVHGAPSDPGGPGPRGAEGDAG, from the coding sequence GTGAGTACAGCCCAACAACCAGACCCGAGGGACCGCCCCGCGCGGCTGGCCGTCGGCGTCGTCGGCGCGGGCCGGGTCGGTCCTGCCCTGGCCGCGTCCCTCCAGCTCGCCGGGCATCGTCCGGTCGCCGTCTCCGGCGTCTCCGACGCCTCCAGACGACGAGCGGGGCTCCTGCTGCCCGACGTGCCGCTCGTCCCGCCCGCCGAAGTCCTGCGACGCGCCGACCTGGTGCTGCTGACGGTCCCCGACGACGCCCTGCCGGGCCTGGTGGAGGGCCTCGCCGAGACCGGCGCCGTACGCCCCGGCCAGCTGCTCGTGCACACCTCCGGGCGGTACGGCGCGAAGGTCCTCGACCCCGCCCTGCGCGCGGGCGCCCTGCCGCTCGCGTTGCACCCCGCGATGACCTTCACGGGCACCCCGGTGGACGTTCAGCGCCTGGCCGGCTGCTCCTTCGGCGTCACCGCGCCCGACGGACTTCGGATGGCCGCCGAAGCCCTGGTGATCGAGATGGGCGGCGAACCGGAGTGGATCGCCGAGGAGAGCCGCCCGCTGTACCACGCGGCCCTCGCCCTGGGCGCCAACCACCTGGTCACCCTGGTCGCCCAGTCCATGGAGCTGTTGCGCGCGGCCGGCGTCGAAGCCCCCGACCGGATGCTCGGCCCGCTGCTGGGCGCCGCTCTCGACAACGCGCTGCGCTCGGGCGACGCCGCGCTCACCGGGCCCGTCGCGCGCGGGGACGCGGGCACGGTCGCCGCGCACGTCGCGCAGCTGCGCGAGCACGCTCCGCAGACCGTCGCCGGCTATCTCGCGATGGCCCGCGCGACCGCCGACCGCGCGCTCGCGCACGGGCTCCTCAAGCCCGAACTCGCCGAGGACCTCCTGGGGGTGCTCGCCGGCAACGTCCACGGCGCGCCGTCCGATCCCGGCGGCCCCGGCCCGCGCGGCGCCGAAGGAGATGCCGGATGA
- the panC gene encoding pantoate--beta-alanine ligase: MTAALLRNADELYARTRDGRRAVVMTMGALHEGHATLVRTARELAGPGGEVVVTVFVNPLQFGAGEDLDRYPRTLDADVEIAGQAGADVVFAPSVDEVYPGGEPQVRISAGPMGERLEGGSRPGHFDGMLTVVAKLLHLTRPDAALFGQKDAQQLALIRRMVRDLNFGTEIVAVPTVREEDGLALSSRNRYLSARERRTALALSQALFAGRDRHAAQEALRARAREVPATHARAEALSAIGESRAAADAHAVAKAAPGNPAAVRAAARQILDEALRLDPPLRLDYLALVDPSDFTEIEDDFTGEAVLAVAARVGTTRLIDNLPLTFGAAS; this comes from the coding sequence ATGACCGCCGCCCTGCTGCGCAACGCCGACGAGCTGTACGCACGCACGCGTGACGGCCGCCGCGCCGTCGTGATGACGATGGGCGCCCTGCACGAAGGGCACGCCACCCTGGTGCGCACCGCCCGCGAACTCGCCGGGCCCGGCGGCGAGGTCGTCGTCACGGTCTTCGTCAACCCGCTGCAGTTCGGCGCGGGCGAGGACCTCGACCGTTACCCGCGCACCCTGGACGCCGACGTCGAGATCGCCGGGCAGGCCGGCGCGGACGTCGTGTTCGCCCCGTCCGTGGACGAGGTCTACCCGGGCGGCGAGCCGCAGGTCCGGATCTCGGCGGGCCCCATGGGCGAGCGCCTGGAGGGCGGCTCACGCCCCGGGCATTTCGACGGCATGCTCACCGTCGTCGCCAAGCTGCTGCACCTCACCCGGCCCGACGCCGCCCTCTTCGGGCAGAAGGACGCCCAGCAGCTCGCCCTGATCCGCCGCATGGTCCGGGATCTGAACTTCGGCACCGAGATCGTCGCCGTGCCGACCGTGCGCGAGGAGGACGGGCTGGCGCTGTCCAGCCGCAACCGCTATCTGTCCGCGCGGGAGCGGCGCACCGCGCTCGCGCTCTCCCAGGCCCTCTTCGCCGGCCGCGACCGGCACGCGGCGCAGGAGGCCCTGCGGGCCCGCGCGCGGGAGGTGCCCGCCACACACGCGCGTGCCGAGGCGCTCAGCGCCATCGGCGAGTCCCGCGCGGCCGCCGACGCGCACGCCGTCGCCAAGGCCGCCCCCGGCAACCCTGCCGCGGTCCGCGCGGCCGCCCGCCAGATCCTGGACGAGGCCCTGCGGCTCGACCCCCCGCTGCGGCTGGACTACCTCGCGCTCGTCGACCCGTCCGACTTCACCGAGATCGAGGACGACTTCACCGGCGAGGCCGTTCTCGCCGTCGCCGCCCGGGTCGGCACGACCCGGCTGATCGACAACCTCCCCCTCACCTTCGGAGCCGCCTCGTGA
- a CDS encoding L-aspartate oxidase, whose translation MTSTGIRLHAPAPGWNISADVVVVGSGVAGLTAALRCEAAGLRTVVVTKARLDDGSTRWAQGGIAAALGDGDTPEQHLDDTLVAGAGLCDEEAVRILVTEGPDAVRRLIETGAHFDESEEGGLELTREGGHHRRRIAHAGGDATGAEISRALVEAVRARGLRTVENALVLDLLTDAEGRTAGVTLHVMGEGQHDGVGAVHAPAVVLATGGMGQVFSATTNPSVSTGDGVALALRAGAEVSDLEFVQFHPTVLFLGADAEGQQPLVSEAVRGEGAHLVDADGVRFMVGKHELAELAPRDIVAKGIMRRMQEQDAEHMFLDARHFGAEMWEHRFPTILAACRAHGIDPVTEPVPVAPAAHYASGGVRTDSHGRTTVPGLYACGEVACTGVHGANRLASNSLLEGLVYAERIVSDIAASRTDDALHARVPAPVERPERPAHPLLAPEARFAIQRIMTDGAGVLRSAASLERAADQLQRLHTEARDALDENGKTAEPGVDTWEATNLLCVARVLVAAALLREETRGCHWREDHADRDDADWRRHIVVRLNPDRTLAVHTTDTADFPPTRQHHQEQ comes from the coding sequence GTGACCAGCACAGGCATACGACTGCACGCACCCGCGCCCGGGTGGAACATCTCCGCGGACGTGGTGGTCGTCGGTTCCGGCGTCGCCGGCCTGACGGCGGCCCTGCGCTGCGAGGCCGCGGGGCTGAGGACGGTCGTCGTCACCAAGGCGCGCCTCGACGACGGCTCCACCCGCTGGGCGCAGGGCGGCATAGCCGCGGCCCTGGGCGACGGCGACACGCCCGAACAGCATCTGGACGACACCCTGGTGGCGGGCGCGGGCCTGTGCGACGAGGAGGCCGTGCGGATCCTCGTCACCGAGGGCCCCGACGCCGTGCGCCGGCTGATCGAGACCGGCGCGCACTTCGACGAGTCGGAGGAAGGCGGCCTGGAGCTGACCCGCGAGGGCGGCCACCACCGCCGCCGTATCGCGCACGCGGGCGGAGACGCGACCGGCGCGGAGATCTCCCGCGCGCTCGTCGAGGCGGTCCGCGCGCGCGGACTGCGCACGGTTGAGAACGCACTCGTCCTGGACCTCCTCACGGACGCCGAGGGCCGCACCGCCGGCGTCACCCTGCACGTCATGGGCGAGGGCCAGCACGACGGCGTGGGGGCCGTGCACGCCCCCGCCGTCGTCCTCGCGACCGGCGGCATGGGCCAGGTGTTCTCCGCGACCACCAACCCTTCGGTGTCCACCGGCGACGGTGTGGCGCTCGCCCTGCGCGCGGGCGCGGAGGTCTCCGACCTGGAGTTCGTCCAGTTCCACCCGACCGTGCTGTTCCTGGGCGCGGACGCCGAGGGCCAGCAGCCCCTCGTCTCGGAGGCCGTGCGCGGCGAGGGCGCGCACCTGGTCGACGCGGACGGCGTGCGCTTCATGGTCGGCAAGCACGAGCTGGCCGAACTCGCCCCCCGGGACATCGTCGCCAAGGGCATCATGCGCCGCATGCAGGAGCAGGACGCCGAGCACATGTTCCTCGACGCCCGCCACTTCGGCGCCGAGATGTGGGAGCACCGCTTCCCGACGATCCTCGCCGCCTGCCGCGCCCACGGCATCGACCCGGTCACCGAGCCCGTCCCGGTCGCCCCGGCGGCCCACTACGCCTCCGGCGGCGTGCGCACCGACTCCCACGGCCGTACGACCGTGCCCGGCCTGTACGCCTGCGGCGAGGTCGCCTGCACCGGCGTGCACGGCGCGAACCGGCTGGCGTCCAACTCGCTCCTCGAAGGCCTCGTCTACGCCGAGCGCATCGTGAGCGACATCGCCGCGAGCCGGACGGACGACGCGCTCCACGCGCGCGTGCCCGCACCCGTGGAGCGCCCCGAGCGGCCGGCGCACCCGCTGCTCGCCCCCGAAGCCAGGTTCGCCATCCAGCGGATCATGACCGACGGCGCGGGCGTGCTGCGCTCCGCCGCGTCCCTGGAGAGGGCCGCCGACCAGTTGCAGCGGCTGCACACCGAGGCCCGCGACGCCCTCGACGAGAACGGCAAGACGGCAGAGCCCGGCGTCGACACCTGGGAGGCCACCAACCTCCTGTGCGTCGCGCGCGTCCTGGTCGCCGCCGCGCTCCTGCGCGAGGAGACCCGCGGCTGCCACTGGCGCGAGGACCACGCCGACCGAGACGACGCCGACTGGCGCCGCCACATCGTCGTACGGCTGAATCCGGATCGCACCCTCGCCGTACACACCACCGATACCGCAGACTTCCCCCCGACCCGGCAGCACCACCAGGAGCAGTGA
- the nadC gene encoding carboxylating nicotinate-nucleotide diphosphorylase, translating into MSTPDLPLAPSGGCGDGCACGAADAEFTDEGYAEYEECGLDPALAQLLVDAGLDPVEVEDIANVAIQEDLAHGVDVTTVATIPEEAVATADFTAREAGVVAGLRIAEAVVSVVCTDEFEVERHVEDGDRVEAGQKLLSVTTRTRDLLTAERSALNLLCRLSGIATASRAWADALEGTGARVRDTRKTTPGLRSLEKFAVRCGGGVNHRMSLSDAALVKDNHVVAAGGVAQAFEAVRETFPDVPIEVEVDTLHQLREVVDAGADLILLDNFTPAECAEAVALVDKRALLEASGRLTLDNAKVYADTGVDFLAVGALTHSSPILDIGLDLRAAE; encoded by the coding sequence GTGAGCACCCCCGACCTTCCCCTCGCCCCGAGCGGCGGCTGCGGCGACGGCTGTGCCTGCGGCGCCGCAGACGCCGAATTCACCGACGAGGGATACGCCGAATACGAGGAGTGCGGGCTCGACCCCGCACTCGCCCAGCTGCTGGTCGACGCCGGACTGGACCCCGTCGAGGTGGAGGACATCGCCAACGTCGCCATCCAGGAGGACCTGGCGCACGGCGTCGACGTGACGACGGTCGCGACCATCCCCGAGGAGGCGGTCGCCACCGCCGACTTCACCGCGCGCGAGGCGGGCGTGGTCGCGGGGCTGCGGATCGCCGAGGCGGTCGTCTCGGTCGTCTGCACGGACGAGTTCGAGGTAGAGCGGCACGTGGAGGACGGCGACCGGGTGGAGGCCGGGCAGAAGCTGCTGTCGGTCACCACGCGCACGCGTGACCTCCTCACCGCCGAGCGCAGCGCGCTGAACCTGCTGTGCCGTCTGTCCGGCATCGCCACCGCCTCGCGCGCGTGGGCGGACGCCCTGGAGGGCACCGGGGCACGCGTGCGCGACACCCGCAAGACGACGCCGGGCCTGCGCTCCCTGGAGAAGTTCGCCGTCCGCTGCGGCGGGGGCGTCAACCACCGCATGTCGCTGTCCGACGCGGCACTGGTCAAGGACAACCACGTGGTCGCCGCGGGCGGTGTCGCCCAGGCCTTCGAGGCGGTGCGGGAGACCTTCCCGGACGTGCCGATCGAGGTCGAGGTCGACACCCTGCACCAGCTGCGCGAGGTCGTCGACGCGGGCGCCGACCTCATCCTGCTGGACAATTTCACGCCCGCCGAGTGCGCGGAGGCCGTCGCCCTCGTGGACAAGCGCGCCTTGCTGGAGGCGTCGGGCCGGCTCACCCTGGACAACGCCAAGGTGTACGCCGACACGGGCGTCGACTTCCTCGCCGTGGGCGCCCTGACGCACTCCTCGCCGATCCTGGACATCGGTCTGGATCTGCGGGCGGCGGAGTAG
- a CDS encoding type III pantothenate kinase, with protein sequence MLLTIDVGNTHTVLGLFDGEDIVEHWRISTDSRRTADELAVLLQGLMGMHPLLGDELGDGIDGIAICATVPSVLHELREVTRRYYGDVPAVLVEPGVKTGVPILFDNPREVGADRIINAVAANELYGGPAIVVDFGTATTFDAVSARGEYVGGVIAPGIEISVDALGVKAAQLRKIELARPRSVIGKSTVEAMQSGILYGFAGQVDGVVTRMARELAEDPDDVTVIATGGLAPTVLGESSVIDEHEPWLTLIGLRLVYERNVSRM encoded by the coding sequence ATGCTGCTGACGATCGACGTGGGCAACACGCACACCGTGCTCGGCCTCTTCGACGGTGAGGACATCGTCGAGCACTGGCGGATCTCCACCGACTCCCGCCGCACGGCGGACGAACTGGCCGTGCTCCTGCAAGGCCTGATGGGCATGCACCCCCTCCTCGGGGACGAGCTGGGCGACGGCATCGACGGCATCGCGATCTGCGCCACGGTGCCCTCGGTGCTGCACGAGCTGCGCGAGGTGACGCGGCGCTACTACGGCGACGTGCCCGCCGTGCTCGTCGAGCCGGGCGTGAAGACCGGGGTGCCGATCCTGTTCGACAACCCCAGGGAGGTCGGCGCCGACCGCATCATCAACGCCGTCGCGGCGAACGAGCTCTACGGCGGTCCGGCGATCGTCGTCGACTTCGGGACGGCGACGACGTTCGACGCGGTCAGCGCGCGCGGGGAGTACGTCGGCGGCGTCATCGCCCCCGGCATCGAGATCTCGGTGGACGCGCTGGGCGTCAAGGCCGCGCAGCTGCGCAAGATCGAGCTGGCCCGGCCCCGGAGCGTGATCGGCAAGAGCACGGTCGAGGCGATGCAGTCCGGGATCCTCTACGGCTTCGCCGGCCAGGTCGACGGCGTGGTGACCCGGATGGCCCGGGAACTCGCGGAGGACCCGGACGACGTGACGGTGATCGCGACCGGCGGCCTGGCGCCGACGGTGCTGGGCGAATCCTCGGTGATCGACGAGCACGAGCCCTGGCTGACGCTGATCGGGCTGCGCCTGGTGTACGAGCGGAACGTGTCGCGCATGTGA
- a CDS encoding BlaI/MecI/CopY family transcriptional regulator codes for MGELEDAVMTRVWKWNRPVTVREVLEDLQQERSIAYTTVMTVLDNLHQKGWVRREAEGRAYRYEAVSTRAAYAAALMNDAWAQSDNPAAALVAFFGMMSDEQRRALSDAVRMVQGPETAEPATTPSPSGAPSAQTEAGKGGAAENPASATERDGR; via the coding sequence TTGGGAGAACTCGAAGACGCGGTCATGACGCGGGTGTGGAAGTGGAACCGCCCGGTCACCGTTCGAGAAGTCCTGGAAGACCTTCAGCAGGAACGGTCCATCGCGTACACCACCGTGATGACCGTTTTGGACAATCTCCATCAGAAGGGCTGGGTGCGCCGGGAAGCGGAAGGCCGGGCCTATCGATATGAGGCGGTCTCCACCCGGGCCGCCTACGCCGCCGCCCTGATGAACGACGCCTGGGCGCAGAGCGACAACCCCGCCGCCGCTCTCGTCGCCTTCTTCGGGATGATGAGCGACGAACAGCGGCGCGCGCTGAGCGACGCCGTGCGCATGGTCCAAGGCCCGGAAACCGCAGAACCCGCAACAACGCCGAGTCCGTCCGGCGCACCGAGTGCGCAGACCGAGGCCGGTAAGGGCGGCGCCGCGGAGAACCCCGCCTCGGCGACGGAGCGCGACGGGCGATAG
- a CDS encoding amino-acid N-acetyltransferase: MSAESPSAENPEVTAKAITVRRARTGDVPVVRRLLDAYVRGGILLDKATVTLYEDIQEFWVAERDDNAEVVGCGALHVMWEDLAEVRTLAVKPGLKGAGVGHRLLEKLLHTARWLGVRRVFCLTFEVDFFAKHGFVEIGETPVDTDVYAELLRSYDEGVAEFLGLERVKPNTLGNSRMLLHL; encoded by the coding sequence ATGTCAGCAGAGAGTCCCTCGGCCGAGAACCCCGAAGTCACCGCTAAAGCCATCACCGTCCGGCGGGCCCGGACCGGTGATGTCCCCGTCGTGCGCCGTCTCCTCGACGCCTACGTCCGCGGCGGGATCCTGCTCGACAAAGCGACGGTCACTCTTTACGAGGACATCCAGGAGTTCTGGGTCGCCGAACGCGACGACAACGCCGAGGTGGTCGGCTGCGGCGCCCTGCACGTCATGTGGGAAGACCTGGCGGAAGTGCGGACTCTCGCGGTGAAGCCCGGGCTGAAGGGCGCCGGCGTCGGGCACCGGTTGTTGGAGAAGTTGCTCCACACCGCACGCTGGCTCGGCGTTCGCCGGGTTTTCTGCCTCACCTTCGAAGTGGACTTCTTCGCCAAGCACGGGTTCGTGGAGATCGGTGAGACGCCGGTCGACACCGATGTCTACGCAGAGCTGCTGCGTTCCTATGACGAGGGCGTCGCGGAGTTCCTCGGACTCGAACGAGTGAAACCGAACACCTTGGGCAACAGCCGGATGCTTCTGCATCTGTGA
- a CDS encoding histone-like nucleoid-structuring protein Lsr2: MAQKVQVLLVDDLDGGEADETVTFALDGKTYEIDLTTSNADKLRGLLEPYVKGGRRTGGRAAGGRGKARAASGGSQDTAQIRAWAKENGFEVNDRGRVPATIREAYEKANG; this comes from the coding sequence GTGGCACAGAAGGTTCAGGTCCTTCTTGTCGATGACCTCGACGGCGGCGAGGCGGACGAGACCGTGACGTTCGCGCTGGACGGCAAGACCTACGAGATCGATCTCACGACCAGCAATGCGGACAAGCTGCGTGGACTTCTCGAGCCCTACGTGAAGGGCGGCCGGCGTACCGGCGGCCGTGCCGCGGGTGGGCGTGGAAAGGCGCGTGCCGCTTCCGGCGGAAGCCAGGACACCGCCCAGATCCGCGCGTGGGCGAAGGAGAACGGTTTCGAGGTCAATGACCGTGGCCGTGTTCCGGCGACCATTCGCGAGGCCTACGAGAAGGCCAACGGCTGA
- a CDS encoding SCO3374 family protein: MVGPVPSSNPPAARSARSARSSPPTVPLPRRPWDPADRIRGWYENELGWATVPGEPLRLSTGGRFDVLDVPAEAGLTALRHLAPASPVAVRGDRMLLLVAAGCAEEVPGILEWLEWGALPLDLTALGAGGLIEAPWPADRTPDCATGSDRGPVQGAAVWLRPPVAGCEVEASLPTMSALGGVGTAPDLVRLVDTLATQCHRVRLLGACAQPLAFS; the protein is encoded by the coding sequence ATGGTTGGCCCAGTTCCCTCGTCGAACCCCCCGGCGGCCCGCTCGGCCCGCTCGGCCCGCTCCTCACCGCCCACCGTTCCCCTCCCTCGACGGCCCTGGGATCCGGCCGACCGGATCCGTGGCTGGTACGAGAACGAACTGGGCTGGGCGACCGTGCCCGGGGAACCGCTCCGGCTTTCGACCGGCGGGCGCTTCGACGTCCTGGACGTCCCGGCCGAGGCGGGGCTCACGGCGCTCCGGCACCTCGCGCCGGCCTCGCCGGTGGCCGTGCGGGGCGACCGGATGCTGCTGCTGGTGGCAGCCGGCTGCGCGGAGGAGGTGCCGGGGATCCTGGAGTGGCTGGAGTGGGGCGCGCTGCCCCTGGACCTGACGGCGCTCGGGGCCGGCGGCCTCATCGAGGCGCCGTGGCCTGCGGACCGGACTCCGGACTGCGCCACCGGGTCGGACCGCGGGCCGGTGCAGGGGGCCGCCGTGTGGTTGCGGCCCCCCGTTGCAGGGTGCGAGGTCGAGGCCTCGCTGCCGACCATGTCGGCACTGGGAGGCGTGGGAACCGCCCCCGATCTCGTACGGCTGGTGGACACGCTGGCGACGCAATGCCACCGTGTCCGACTGCTGGGCGCGTGCGCTCAGCCGTTGGCCTTCTCGTAG
- a CDS encoding ATP-dependent Clp protease ATP-binding subunit, producing the protein MFERFTDRARRVVVLAQEEARMLNHNYIGTEHILLGLIHEGEGVAAKALESLGISLEAVRQQVEEIIGQGQQAPSGHIPFTPRAKKVLELSLREALQLGHNYIGTEHILLGLIREGEGVAAQVLVKLGADLNRVRQQVIQLLSGYQGKETAGASGGPAEGTPSTSLVLDQFGRNLTQAARESKLDPVIGREKEIERVMQVLSRRTKNNPVLIGEPGVGKTAVVEGLAQAIVKGEVPETLKDKHLYTLDLGALVAGSRYRGDFEERLKKVLKEIRTRGDIILFIDELHTLVGAGAAEGAIDAASILKPMLARGELQTIGATTLDEYRKHLEKDAALERRFQPIQVAEPSLPHTIEILKGLRDRYEAHHRVSITDEALVQAATLADRYISDRFLPDKAIDLIDEAGSRMRIRRMTAPPDLREFDEKIAGVRRDKESAIDSQDFEKAASLRDKEKQLLAAKAKREKEWKAGDMDVVAEVDGELIAEVLATATGIPVFKLTEEESSRLLRMEDELHKRVIGQVDAVKALSKAIRRTRAGLKDPKRPGGSFIFAGPSGVGKTELSKALAEFLFGDEDALISLDMSEFSEKHTVSRLFGSPPGYVGYEEGGQLTEKVRRKPFSVVLFDEVEKAHPDIFNSLLQILEDGRLTDSQGRVVDFKNTVIIMTTNLGTRDISKGFNLGFAASGDSKTNYERMKNKVSDELKQHFRPEFLNRVDDVVVFPQLTQEDILKIVDLMVGKVDERLKDRDMGIELSQSAKELLSKKGYDPVLGARPLRRTIQREIEDTLSEKILFGELRPGHIVVVDTEGEGDTKTFTFRGEEKSALPDVPPIEQAAGGAGPNLSKDA; encoded by the coding sequence ATGTTCGAGAGGTTCACCGACCGCGCGCGGCGGGTTGTCGTCCTGGCTCAGGAAGAAGCCCGGATGCTCAACCACAACTACATCGGCACCGAGCACATCCTCCTGGGCCTGATCCACGAGGGTGAGGGTGTCGCCGCCAAGGCCCTTGAGAGCCTCGGGATTTCGCTCGAGGCGGTCCGCCAGCAGGTGGAGGAGATCATCGGGCAGGGGCAGCAGGCCCCGTCCGGGCACATCCCCTTCACCCCCCGTGCCAAGAAGGTCCTGGAGCTGTCGCTCCGCGAGGCGCTTCAGCTGGGCCACAACTACATCGGCACGGAACACATCCTGCTCGGCCTGATCCGCGAGGGCGAGGGCGTCGCCGCCCAGGTCCTGGTCAAGCTGGGCGCCGACCTCAACCGGGTGCGGCAGCAGGTCATCCAGCTGCTCTCCGGCTACCAGGGCAAGGAGACCGCCGGCGCCAGTGGCGGTCCTGCCGAGGGCACGCCCTCGACGTCCCTGGTCCTCGACCAGTTCGGCCGGAACCTCACCCAGGCCGCTCGTGAGTCCAAGCTCGACCCGGTCATCGGGCGCGAGAAGGAGATCGAGCGGGTCATGCAGGTGCTGTCCCGCCGCACCAAGAACAACCCGGTGCTCATCGGCGAGCCCGGCGTCGGCAAGACCGCCGTCGTCGAGGGCCTCGCCCAGGCCATCGTCAAGGGCGAGGTGCCCGAGACCCTCAAGGACAAGCACCTCTACACCCTGGACCTCGGCGCGCTGGTCGCCGGCTCCCGCTACCGCGGTGACTTCGAGGAGCGCCTGAAGAAGGTCCTCAAGGAGATCCGCACCCGCGGCGACATCATCCTGTTCATCGACGAGCTGCACACGCTGGTCGGTGCGGGTGCCGCCGAGGGAGCCATCGACGCCGCCTCGATCCTGAAGCCGATGCTGGCCCGCGGTGAGCTGCAGACCATCGGCGCCACCACGCTGGACGAGTACCGCAAGCACCTGGAGAAGGACGCGGCCCTCGAGCGCCGCTTCCAGCCCATCCAGGTCGCCGAGCCGTCCCTGCCGCACACGATCGAGATCCTCAAGGGTCTGCGGGACCGGTACGAGGCCCACCACCGCGTCTCGATCACCGACGAGGCGCTGGTCCAGGCCGCCACCCTGGCCGACCGGTACATCTCGGACCGCTTCCTGCCGGACAAGGCGATCGACCTGATCGACGAGGCCGGCTCCCGGATGCGCATCCGCCGGATGACCGCTCCGCCGGACCTCCGCGAGTTCGACGAGAAGATCGCCGGCGTCCGCCGCGACAAGGAGTCCGCGATCGACTCGCAGGACTTCGAGAAGGCCGCCTCGCTGCGCGACAAAGAGAAGCAGCTCCTCGCCGCCAAGGCCAAGCGGGAGAAGGAGTGGAAGGCCGGCGACATGGACGTCGTGGCCGAGGTCGACGGCGAGCTGATCGCCGAGGTCCTCGCGACGGCCACCGGCATCCCGGTCTTCAAGCTGACCGAGGAGGAGTCCTCGCGTCTGCTGCGCATGGAGGACGAGCTCCACAAGCGGGTCATCGGCCAGGTCGACGCCGTCAAGGCGCTGTCGAAGGCGATCCGCCGTACGCGTGCCGGTCTGAAGGACCCGAAGCGTCCCGGTGGCTCGTTCATCTTCGCCGGCCCGTCCGGTGTCGGTAAGACCGAGCTGTCCAAGGCGCTCGCCGAGTTCCTCTTCGGCGACGAGGACGCGCTGATCTCCCTCGACATGTCGGAGTTCAGCGAGAAGCACACAGTCTCGCGGCTCTTCGGCTCCCCGCCCGGATACGTGGGCTACGAAGAGGGCGGCCAGCTGACCGAGAAGGTCCGCCGCAAGCCGTTCTCCGTCGTCCTCTTCGACGAGGTCGAGAAGGCCCACCCGGACATCTTCAACTCGCTGTTGCAGATCCTGGAGGACGGTCGCCTGACCGACTCCCAGGGCCGGGTCGTGGACTTCAAGAACACGGTCATCATCATGACGACCAACCTCGGCACCCGGGACATCTCCAAGGGCTTCAACCTGGGCTTCGCGGCCTCGGGCGACTCGAAGACCAACTACGAGCGCATGAAGAACAAGGTGTCGGACGAGCTCAAGCAGCACTTCCGCCCCGAGTTCCTCAACCGCGTCGACGACGTGGTCGTCTTCCCGCAGCTCACGCAGGAGGACATCCTCAAGATCGTCGACCTGATGGTCGGCAAGGTCGACGAGCGGCTCAAGGACCGGGACATGGGCATCGAGCTCTCCCAGTCCGCCAAGGAGCTGCTGTCCAAGAAGGGTTACGACCCGGTGCTGGGCGCGCGGCCGCTGCGTCGCACGATCCAGCGCGAGATCGAGGACACGCTGTCGGAGAAGATCCTCTTCGGCGAGCTGCGCCCCGGTCACATCGTGGTCGTGGACACCGAGGGCGAGGGTGACACCAAGACCTTCACCTTCCGCGGCGAGGAGAAGTCGGCGCTGCCCGACGTCCCGCCGATCGAGCAGGCGGCCGGCGGCGCCGGACCGAACCTGAGCAAGGACGCCTGA
- a CDS encoding HAD family acid phosphatase — protein sequence MTRGTWKRRIAMTAVATAAATALAVPVGAQAATAGGASTATATASAAAAEAVDYATWQQDCRTLMDQALPALKQRIAAAKPGEKQAIVFDIDNTTLESDFGFSYPAPANKPVLEVAKYAQEHGVSLFFVTARPGIISGVTDYNLKTVGYKVSGLYVRGFLDLFKDVAAYKTAQRVTIESKGYTIIANIGNSATDLSGGHAETTYKLPDYNGQLS from the coding sequence ATGACCAGAGGCACCTGGAAGCGCCGCATCGCCATGACCGCCGTCGCCACGGCCGCCGCCACGGCCCTGGCCGTTCCGGTCGGAGCCCAGGCCGCGACGGCCGGCGGCGCCTCCACCGCCACTGCCACCGCCTCGGCAGCCGCCGCGGAGGCCGTCGACTACGCGACCTGGCAGCAGGACTGCCGAACGCTGATGGACCAGGCGCTGCCGGCGCTGAAGCAGCGGATCGCCGCCGCCAAGCCGGGCGAGAAGCAGGCGATCGTGTTCGACATCGACAACACCACCCTGGAGTCCGACTTCGGCTTCAGCTACCCGGCGCCGGCCAACAAGCCCGTCCTCGAGGTGGCCAAGTACGCCCAGGAGCACGGCGTCTCCCTGTTCTTCGTCACCGCCCGCCCGGGCATCATCTCCGGGGTGACCGACTACAACCTCAAGACCGTCGGCTACAAGGTCTCCGGGCTGTACGTACGCGGCTTCCTCGACCTCTTCAAGGACGTCGCCGCCTACAAGACCGCACAGCGCGTCACCATCGAGTCCAAGGGCTACACGATCATCGCGAACATCGGCAACAGCGCCACCGACCTCTCCGGCGGCCACGCCGAGACGACGTACAAGCTGCCCGACTACAACGGCCAGCTGTCGTAG